Proteins co-encoded in one Gracilimonas sp. genomic window:
- a CDS encoding DUF4920 domain-containing protein, with product MKKIFVPVILMLLSTPLLAQEAEVIRLSEPVQETETYEVFGSEVEQWKEVTSLVSLIESEKELSGEQVTIETEVAKVCQKKGCFFVANQDGYSARITFKDYGFFIPTDSQGKTVTLVGTFTVKELSEDQAKHYAEDAGEDAEAIKGPQKEYSIVATSVMIPKS from the coding sequence ATGAAAAAGATATTTGTACCTGTAATTTTGATGTTACTGTCCACTCCTTTGCTTGCCCAGGAAGCAGAGGTTATCCGGCTTTCGGAGCCGGTTCAGGAAACAGAAACGTATGAAGTATTTGGTTCTGAAGTAGAGCAATGGAAAGAGGTAACATCACTTGTTTCGCTAATTGAATCTGAGAAAGAGCTTTCAGGAGAGCAAGTAACGATAGAAACAGAAGTAGCTAAAGTTTGCCAAAAGAAAGGCTGCTTTTTTGTGGCTAATCAGGATGGCTACTCTGCGCGGATCACCTTTAAGGATTATGGATTTTTCATTCCAACAGATTCCCAGGGCAAAACCGTTACATTAGTAGGAACTTTTACCGTCAAAGAGCTTTCTGAGGATCAGGCTAAGCATTATGCTGAAGACGCAGGCGAAGATGCTGAGGCAATCAAAGGCCCTCAAAAAGAGTATTCTATTGTAGCTACATCCGTCATGATTCCTAAATCATAA
- a CDS encoding c-type cytochrome → MHSINQRNRSFYLTIISAALLFITGCTSSSDQQTEQTQPEVNQQDLASSEIQTLPGFEAQLLYEVPRGSYGTWIALTVDNQGRLIASDQSNKGMYRVTLNETEGNPEVEIEEVTIPLSGVNGFAWKNQDLYANVGGKGIFKMSNERGDDQFDVLEFLGGPAKLAEHGNHSVINTATDNDLYVINGNYTPEPELNSSRLPNWDEDLLLPRMWDIRGNARGIYAPGGYIAKINPDASKWEMFSIGYRNPYDAAVNPHGELFTFDSDMEWDLGMPWYRPTRLIHVTSGSDYGWRSGSGKWKEYYEDSLPPTLNTGRGSPTGILFGTGAKFPAKYQHALFALDWLYGTIYAFHLTPDGATYKARAEKFLSGNALPLTDAVIGKDGALYFIIGGRSNDTKLYRVVYTGDEATDPAPYPDNTEAKQARQIRKNLEQFHGKTNPKAIQEAWPHLDSDDQFIRYAARVAVESQPVNLWANKALNEDKPWAKINGLIALARSDSQIYREDAINSLIETNLDSFNPDQKLGYLRALSLVIMRLGDPDNAQKELITDKLQQLLPSENTRLNTELIRLLVYLEDSRVIEKALALVQNPKPRDSKPNWLGVVDHPDGTIEKMQQNPPPVQEIEYLFMLRNLKTGWTIEQRREYFTYINEASGKMGGSSYTGYLRKIRDDALSNASEEEHDAVAGITGVSLITEPDFEVQPPEGPGRDWTVNEAIVAVSDHLTDRNFENGRNAFFATGCASCHRFNGYGGNIGPDLSTIGLRSSVSVLLEDIINPNSLISDQYSSSEVKLKSGELILGLVVEETDTLKIYPRDPDQSAIMVSKNQVQSVEPSSISQMPANLLNPLNEDELRDLIAYLRSGGNPESKLFKK, encoded by the coding sequence ATGCATAGCATTAACCAACGAAATCGAAGTTTTTACCTCACTATCATTTCAGCCGCGCTTTTATTTATTACAGGCTGCACTTCATCCTCAGATCAGCAAACAGAACAGACTCAGCCGGAGGTAAACCAACAAGACCTGGCCAGTTCTGAAATTCAAACATTACCCGGCTTTGAAGCACAACTGCTGTATGAAGTTCCGAGAGGCAGCTATGGCACCTGGATTGCCCTCACCGTTGATAATCAGGGCCGATTGATAGCTTCCGATCAAAGTAATAAAGGTATGTACCGGGTTACGTTAAATGAGACTGAAGGGAATCCTGAGGTTGAAATTGAAGAGGTTACCATTCCTCTGTCGGGGGTAAATGGCTTTGCCTGGAAGAATCAGGACTTGTATGCCAATGTTGGCGGCAAAGGTATATTCAAAATGAGTAATGAACGTGGTGATGATCAGTTTGATGTTCTGGAATTTCTTGGTGGACCGGCCAAACTGGCTGAGCATGGAAATCACAGCGTTATTAATACCGCTACAGATAATGACTTATATGTGATCAACGGAAATTACACGCCGGAGCCCGAACTAAACTCCAGCCGTTTGCCTAATTGGGATGAGGATTTATTGCTTCCCCGGATGTGGGATATCAGAGGTAATGCCCGCGGTATTTATGCGCCCGGTGGTTACATAGCTAAAATTAACCCTGATGCTTCAAAATGGGAAATGTTCAGTATCGGATATAGGAATCCTTATGATGCAGCCGTGAACCCCCACGGGGAGTTGTTCACGTTTGATTCCGATATGGAATGGGATTTAGGCATGCCATGGTACCGCCCAACGAGGCTTATTCACGTTACAAGTGGCAGTGACTATGGCTGGCGAAGTGGTAGCGGGAAGTGGAAAGAGTATTATGAAGACAGCCTTCCCCCCACATTAAATACCGGTCGTGGTTCTCCCACCGGAATTTTATTTGGTACAGGGGCTAAATTTCCGGCTAAATACCAGCATGCTTTGTTTGCACTCGATTGGTTATACGGAACCATATACGCTTTCCACCTAACTCCTGATGGTGCTACTTATAAAGCCAGGGCAGAGAAATTTCTATCCGGCAATGCACTTCCTTTGACAGATGCTGTAATTGGTAAAGATGGAGCCCTGTATTTCATCATTGGCGGAAGGTCGAATGACACCAAACTATACCGGGTAGTTTATACCGGTGATGAAGCAACGGACCCTGCTCCCTACCCTGATAATACCGAGGCTAAACAAGCTCGCCAGATTCGTAAAAATCTGGAACAATTTCATGGTAAAACAAACCCTAAAGCTATTCAGGAAGCCTGGCCTCACCTTGATTCTGACGATCAGTTTATACGCTATGCAGCGCGTGTTGCGGTAGAATCTCAACCTGTGAATTTATGGGCTAACAAAGCTCTTAATGAAGATAAGCCCTGGGCTAAGATAAATGGGTTGATTGCCTTGGCTAGATCTGACTCTCAAATATACAGAGAAGACGCCATCAACTCGTTGATTGAGACAAACCTCGACTCTTTCAACCCAGACCAGAAATTAGGATACTTGCGGGCATTATCGCTGGTTATCATGCGTCTTGGAGACCCGGATAATGCACAAAAAGAATTAATAACGGATAAACTGCAGCAACTTCTGCCCTCTGAAAATACCCGACTCAATACAGAGCTGATACGTTTGCTGGTTTACCTGGAAGACTCAAGAGTGATTGAAAAAGCCCTGGCTTTAGTACAGAACCCAAAGCCCCGAGATTCCAAACCCAACTGGTTAGGCGTTGTTGATCATCCGGACGGAACCATCGAGAAAATGCAACAAAATCCGCCGCCGGTACAGGAAATCGAATACCTGTTTATGCTCAGAAACCTCAAAACCGGGTGGACCATTGAGCAACGAAGGGAATATTTCACTTACATCAATGAAGCTTCCGGAAAAATGGGCGGTTCAAGCTATACCGGATATTTGAGGAAGATCAGGGATGATGCATTGAGCAACGCCTCGGAAGAAGAGCACGATGCCGTAGCAGGTATTACGGGTGTAAGTTTAATAACGGAACCTGATTTTGAAGTACAACCTCCGGAGGGCCCCGGGCGGGACTGGACGGTAAACGAAGCTATCGTAGCTGTATCCGATCACCTCACCGATCGGAACTTCGAGAATGGCAGGAATGCTTTTTTTGCCACCGGTTGTGCTTCCTGTCACCGATTTAACGGCTATGGTGGAAATATTGGGCCGGATTTAAGCACCATCGGCCTTAGATCGTCAGTTTCTGTTTTACTGGAAGATATTATCAACCCAAATTCACTTATTTCAGATCAGTATAGCAGCTCAGAAGTAAAGCTGAAGAGCGGAGAATTGATCCTTGGGCTGGTTGTAGAAGAAACAGATACCCTTAAAATATATCCGAGAGACCCGGACCAATCAGCAATTATGGTGAGTAAGAATCAGGTTCAATCCGTAGAACCATCGAGCATTTCTCAGATGCCGGCAAATTTACTGAACCCGTTAAATGAAGATGAGCTTAGGGACTTGATTGCTTATTTGAGATCAGGAGGTAATCCTGAGAGCAAGCTGTTTAAGAAGTAA
- a CDS encoding DUF1080 domain-containing protein encodes MNLKACILPFVILLLLTGCEPSKSPTPSGDNKFQTILTDSKLNQWSGKDGYWRFEDGVLIGEITPDNILIENTFFIWEGNTGHDFELKADFRISQKGNSGINYRSEPVEGKEFMLRGYQADFDGSHKYTGNVYEERGRATLANRGEIVNLTNGTSSEVLARTGTQESLISKIDTTDNAWNQYHIIARGNSIIHLINGQVMTILMGDGVSNSAGNKLGFQLHLGPPMRVEFRNIQLKKL; translated from the coding sequence ATGAATCTGAAAGCTTGCATACTCCCTTTCGTTATTCTACTGCTGCTTACCGGTTGTGAACCATCAAAATCTCCCACTCCCAGTGGAGACAACAAATTCCAGACCATCTTAACGGACAGCAAACTGAACCAATGGAGCGGAAAGGATGGATATTGGCGATTTGAGGATGGAGTCTTAATTGGTGAGATCACCCCTGATAATATCCTGATTGAGAATACTTTCTTTATTTGGGAAGGTAACACCGGTCATGACTTTGAGCTAAAGGCCGACTTCAGGATTTCACAAAAGGGAAACAGCGGTATCAACTACCGAAGCGAACCCGTGGAAGGAAAAGAATTTATGCTTCGTGGTTATCAGGCTGACTTTGATGGTTCACATAAATATACCGGGAATGTGTATGAAGAAAGAGGCCGAGCTACCTTAGCAAACCGTGGAGAAATTGTGAACCTAACGAACGGTACTTCTTCTGAAGTTTTAGCAAGAACCGGAACGCAGGAATCATTGATATCAAAAATTGATACCACTGATAATGCCTGGAACCAATATCATATCATAGCCCGTGGGAATTCCATCATCCATCTTATAAACGGTCAGGTTATGACTATCCTGATGGGTGATGGAGTGTCAAATTCTGCCGGTAACAAATTAGGATTTCAGCTTCACCTGGGACCTCCAATGAGAGTTGAGTTCCGAAATATCCAATTGAAGAAATTATGA
- a CDS encoding translation initiation factor: MKVSVKMETAGRRGKQVSVIRGITHNPQVIEDLEKKLKTQLGTGGTIKGKTIEIQGDHVDRIKKILEKEGYEVR, from the coding sequence ATGAAAGTTAGTGTAAAAATGGAAACGGCCGGACGAAGAGGAAAGCAGGTTTCCGTTATTCGAGGAATCACCCACAACCCTCAGGTAATCGAAGATTTAGAGAAGAAATTGAAAACCCAGCTGGGCACCGGTGGTACTATAAAAGGCAAGACCATTGAAATCCAGGGAGATCATGTCGATCGAATCAAGAAAATCCTGGAAAAAGAAGGCTACGAGGTGAGATAG
- a CDS encoding putative metallopeptidase: protein MPENDFLQAEATIHSTKQLMESPEVEAIAKKVIEKHKLEFGPAEIGYFLVYPNLSKQRAAKCMKASREVKHYSGNDYLIEISGELWDMLDNETKEMMLYHELLHVDPTFKSKTQEWKMTIRKPDFADFYTINDKFGNEWYKTIQATASSLYDLDPRQESKVKL from the coding sequence ATGCCAGAGAACGATTTTTTACAAGCTGAAGCGACTATTCATTCAACCAAGCAATTGATGGAATCTCCGGAAGTGGAGGCCATTGCCAAGAAAGTTATTGAAAAGCATAAACTCGAATTTGGCCCTGCTGAGATCGGCTATTTTCTTGTTTACCCGAATCTTTCCAAACAGCGGGCGGCCAAGTGTATGAAAGCCAGCCGCGAAGTAAAACATTATTCCGGTAATGACTACCTGATAGAAATATCCGGGGAGTTGTGGGATATGCTCGATAATGAAACGAAGGAGATGATGCTCTACCACGAGCTTCTTCATGTAGACCCGACTTTTAAGTCTAAGACTCAGGAGTGGAAAATGACCATCCGTAAGCCGGATTTTGCAGACTTCTACACCATCAATGATAAATTTGGGAACGAGTGGTACAAGACTATTCAGGCCACAGCTTCTTCTCTATACGATCTGGATCCACGCCAGGAGAGTAAAGTAAAATTGTAA
- a CDS encoding MATE family efflux transporter produces the protein MSEIQPETSPNSIWVDIKASLAGTELDFTKGNISRAILILSIPMVLEMMMESIFAVVDIFFVSKLGADAVAAVGITESVLTLVYAIAIGFSMATTAIISRRIGEKNKDDAAKSAVQAIFVCLIISAPISLTGIFYAKEILQLMGANENIATHLSSYTAIMLGGNLVIMFLFVINSIFRGAGDAAIAMRVLWIANGINIVLDPLLIFGYGPFPELGIAGAAVATTIGRGIGVCYQFYRLFDGKGRIIILRRHISIQTEILKRMIRVSIGGIGQFLIATASWVGLVRIIAEFGSIALAGYTIAIRILIFSILPSWGMSNAAATLVGQNLGANQPERAEKSTWISAIINMIFLGLVGVCFLIFSENLVSIFTDDAAIIAVGSKCLRIMSYGYLAYAFGMVIIQAFNGAGDTKTPTLINLICFWLIEIPLAYFLAITLEWNEEGVFYSIVVAESLLGVIGFILFRRGNWKKTKV, from the coding sequence ATGTCCGAAATACAGCCAGAAACTTCCCCAAATTCAATATGGGTTGATATAAAAGCCTCTCTGGCTGGAACCGAGCTCGACTTTACTAAAGGAAATATTAGCAGAGCTATATTAATTCTGTCCATCCCCATGGTGCTGGAGATGATGATGGAATCCATTTTCGCCGTTGTCGATATTTTCTTTGTCTCCAAGCTTGGCGCAGATGCTGTCGCGGCCGTTGGTATCACCGAATCTGTTCTCACCCTTGTATATGCCATCGCCATTGGCTTCAGCATGGCCACCACCGCTATCATATCACGCCGAATTGGCGAGAAGAATAAAGATGATGCCGCAAAGTCAGCCGTTCAGGCTATTTTTGTCTGCTTGATTATTTCTGCTCCTATTTCCTTAACAGGGATATTTTATGCAAAAGAAATTTTGCAGCTGATGGGGGCAAATGAGAATATAGCCACTCACCTTTCCTCCTACACAGCCATTATGTTAGGCGGGAATTTGGTCATTATGTTCCTGTTTGTGATCAACTCTATTTTCCGTGGAGCCGGTGATGCCGCCATAGCAATGAGAGTGCTTTGGATTGCCAATGGAATCAATATTGTATTAGACCCACTTCTGATTTTTGGTTACGGCCCTTTTCCTGAGCTTGGAATAGCAGGAGCTGCAGTAGCAACAACCATAGGACGAGGAATCGGTGTATGTTACCAGTTCTACCGCCTGTTTGATGGAAAAGGACGAATTATCATCCTAAGAAGGCATATATCTATCCAAACAGAGATCCTTAAAAGGATGATTCGGGTTTCAATTGGCGGTATAGGGCAGTTCTTGATTGCTACGGCCAGTTGGGTTGGTCTTGTACGGATTATTGCTGAATTCGGAAGTATTGCTTTGGCCGGATATACCATTGCCATTCGCATACTAATATTTTCCATTCTTCCTTCCTGGGGCATGAGTAACGCAGCTGCAACCCTTGTGGGGCAAAATCTGGGAGCCAATCAACCCGAAAGAGCAGAGAAATCAACCTGGATATCGGCTATCATCAATATGATATTTTTGGGCTTGGTCGGGGTTTGCTTCCTGATATTTTCCGAAAACCTGGTGAGCATTTTCACTGATGATGCCGCCATCATTGCTGTTGGCTCAAAATGCCTGCGTATTATGAGTTATGGATATCTGGCGTATGCTTTCGGGATGGTGATTATTCAGGCCTTTAACGGTGCCGGTGATACTAAAACGCCCACTCTCATCAACCTTATTTGCTTCTGGCTTATCGAAATCCCGCTTGCTTACTTCCTCGCCATAACGCTTGAATGGAACGAAGAAGGAGTTTTTTACTCTATAGTAGTTGCGGAATCACTATTGGGCGTAATAGGCTTTATATTGTTCCGACGCGGAAATTGGAAAAAAACCAAAGTATAG
- the nei gene encoding endonuclease VIII produces MPEGPEIWRAADKISEAITGKEIEEVFFAFEELKPFEQELQGLKVDSITPRGKAIVTSFENHLNLYSHNQLYGKWMIGKDGSEPETNRSLRVAIHTSDSSAFLYSASEIEMLEDGEVEAHPYIKKLGPDVVHPETTYDEVLQRYQSSSFKNRKLSTLLLDQGFLSGLGNYLRSEILFCSGVDPEFRPRDCSEDQIEALAKHSLELSRRSYKTGGLTTPDDLVKALKEEGASRKQYRHYAYGRADKPCYKCGKEIQVMETGGRKIYYCETEQKTTN; encoded by the coding sequence ATGCCAGAAGGACCGGAAATTTGGAGAGCAGCAGATAAAATCAGTGAAGCCATTACAGGTAAGGAAATCGAAGAAGTATTTTTTGCTTTTGAAGAGCTTAAACCATTTGAGCAAGAGCTACAGGGTTTAAAAGTAGATTCCATCACCCCAAGAGGAAAAGCCATTGTTACTTCTTTTGAGAACCACCTGAATCTATATTCCCACAATCAGCTTTATGGAAAGTGGATGATTGGGAAAGATGGGAGTGAGCCCGAAACTAATCGGTCGCTGAGAGTGGCGATTCATACTTCTGATTCATCGGCCTTTTTATATTCTGCCTCCGAAATTGAAATGCTTGAGGACGGCGAAGTGGAGGCCCATCCCTATATAAAGAAACTTGGTCCGGATGTGGTGCACCCTGAAACCACGTATGATGAAGTATTGCAGCGGTACCAAAGCAGTTCGTTTAAGAACCGAAAGCTCTCAACGTTGCTATTAGATCAGGGTTTCTTAAGCGGTCTTGGAAATTATTTGAGAAGCGAAATCTTATTTTGTTCAGGCGTTGATCCTGAGTTTAGACCCAGAGATTGTAGTGAAGATCAAATAGAAGCATTGGCAAAACATTCACTCGAACTTTCGCGCAGATCCTACAAAACCGGCGGACTCACAACCCCCGATGATTTGGTAAAGGCGCTGAAAGAGGAGGGAGCTTCCAGAAAGCAATACCGGCACTATGCGTATGGAAGAGCGGATAAACCATGCTACAAATGCGGCAAGGAAATACAGGTTATGGAAACCGGTGGTCGAAAGATTTACTATTGTGAAACCGAACAGAAAACTACGAATTAA